The Pseudofrankia inefficax genome window below encodes:
- a CDS encoding TylF/MycF family methyltransferase, translating to MELTHTESTDLEGRYLDLLRETLTFSLWEGRDGRIWRPHRAAHRVLFRLLEARGLELIRYSAVGARDVGGDWPRLAHTMTGSRRLKQLQEAVEQVLVDDIPGDLIETGVWRGGSAIMMRGVLAAHGVPDRTVWVADSFAGLPAPDPTRWPDDAGDPHHKWSELVVSETEVRENFRRYGLLDDQVRFLPGWFRDTLPTAPIERLAVLRLDGDMYESTSEALEALYPRLSDGGFCIIDDYGAVEGCRRAVEDYRNAHQIDDPMIKIDWTGVYWRKNAGDSRR from the coding sequence ATGGAGCTTACGCACACCGAGTCAACCGACCTGGAGGGGCGTTATCTGGACCTGCTGCGAGAAACCCTCACATTCTCGCTCTGGGAAGGCCGTGACGGCAGGATATGGCGGCCCCACCGTGCGGCGCACCGCGTTCTTTTCCGTCTTCTCGAGGCGCGCGGACTGGAACTGATCCGATACAGCGCCGTCGGAGCGCGTGACGTAGGCGGGGACTGGCCGCGGCTGGCGCACACCATGACCGGAAGCCGCCGGCTGAAGCAGCTTCAGGAGGCGGTCGAGCAGGTACTCGTCGACGACATTCCCGGAGACCTCATCGAAACGGGGGTCTGGCGGGGCGGGTCCGCCATCATGATGCGAGGTGTCCTGGCGGCCCACGGCGTGCCTGACCGGACCGTGTGGGTCGCCGACTCGTTCGCTGGCCTGCCGGCACCAGACCCGACGCGGTGGCCCGACGACGCCGGAGATCCCCACCACAAATGGTCCGAACTCGTGGTGTCCGAGACCGAGGTGCGGGAGAACTTCAGAAGGTACGGCCTGCTCGACGACCAGGTGCGGTTTCTGCCCGGCTGGTTCCGCGACACGCTTCCGACGGCGCCGATCGAGCGGCTCGCCGTACTCCGGCTCGACGGCGACATGTACGAGAGCACGAGCGAGGCGCTGGAGGCTCTCTACCCGCGGCTGTCAGATGGAGGCTTCTGCATCATTGACGACTACGGCGCCGTGGAGGGATGTCGGCGGGCGGTCGAGGACTACCGCAACGCGCACCAGATCGACGATCCAATGATTAAGATCGACTGGACTGGTGTGTACTGGCGCAAGAACGCAGGGGATTCGCGGCGCTGA
- a CDS encoding glycosyltransferase family 4 protein, whose product MLLLAPSGGLGGGIERYLDAVQEALRAGGAEVHRVDLRGPGNSLTLRSRLRFTAAALRVAVRSGPFDTVLAGLPNLIPVAALAVPLAKARRGLIVFHGTDIWAMRTVDRAILTLHPTLRPVTVSSFSSGALARVGMTPVLRPGIPNSWRAALLAAGSRRPTRDAVPTVLSVFRLNDADWVGKGLRELLAALSIVRGQVGPVRLVVAGQGPVLDAVRQAVAGQEAVQLVESPDDSTLAELFAAADLFVLCTRTRVSPPRSGEGYGLVLTEAQLAGCPVVGPAYGARDAYVDGVTGATPADESPQALAAVLTDLLSDQARLASMRQRCAEWAQLTTEPEQHVRNVFRAVLGTQPATSPATGTPAPPVPAQATPASPQSVHPADSIAAKQ is encoded by the coding sequence GTGCTGCTGCTGGCGCCGTCGGGCGGGCTCGGCGGCGGTATCGAGCGCTATCTCGACGCCGTTCAGGAGGCCTTGCGGGCCGGCGGCGCCGAGGTGCACCGGGTCGACCTGCGCGGCCCGGGGAACTCGCTGACTCTTCGCTCCCGGTTGCGGTTCACGGCCGCGGCGCTGCGTGTCGCGGTGCGGTCCGGCCCGTTCGACACGGTCCTCGCCGGTCTGCCGAACCTCATCCCCGTGGCCGCGCTGGCGGTGCCGCTGGCCAAGGCGCGGCGCGGCCTGATCGTGTTCCACGGAACGGACATCTGGGCGATGAGAACAGTGGACCGGGCGATCCTCACCCTGCATCCCACCCTGCGCCCGGTGACGGTGAGCTCCTTCAGCTCCGGAGCGCTGGCCCGGGTCGGCATGACGCCGGTGCTGCGGCCCGGTATTCCCAACTCCTGGCGCGCGGCCCTGCTCGCGGCGGGCAGCCGGCGGCCAACGCGGGACGCCGTGCCGACCGTGCTGAGCGTCTTTCGGCTCAACGACGCCGACTGGGTGGGCAAGGGGCTACGCGAACTGCTCGCGGCGCTGTCGATAGTCCGTGGCCAGGTCGGCCCCGTGAGGCTCGTCGTGGCCGGCCAGGGGCCGGTTCTCGACGCGGTGCGCCAGGCGGTCGCAGGGCAGGAGGCCGTCCAGCTGGTCGAGTCGCCGGACGACTCCACGCTGGCCGAACTGTTCGCGGCGGCGGACCTGTTCGTGCTGTGCACCCGGACCCGGGTCAGCCCACCCCGCAGCGGCGAGGGCTACGGGCTGGTCCTGACCGAGGCACAACTCGCCGGATGCCCCGTCGTCGGGCCGGCGTACGGAGCGCGTGACGCGTACGTCGACGGCGTCACCGGCGCCACCCCTGCCGACGAGTCCCCGCAAGCACTCGCCGCGGTGCTCACCGACCTGCTCTCAGACCAGGCCCGCCTCGCCAGCATGCGGCAGCGCTGCGCCGAATGGGCCCAGCTGACCACCGAACCAGAACAACACGTCCGAAACGTCTTCAGAGCCGTCCTCGGCACCCAACCGGCCACCAGTCCCGCCACCGGCACACCCGCACCACCCGTCCCCGCCCAGGCAACTCCCGCCTCACCACAGTCGGTCCACCCTGCCGACAGCATCGCCGCCAAACAGTGA
- a CDS encoding FkbM family methyltransferase has protein sequence MDLLSTLARSGAGQGPIRWRLADRLAANLPDVRGHDRVVGWARGSNDEYVGPLRGRFANGMHFDLDSCRDGSARALSELRYRPPALAPVFAAVLGPGDCCYDVGANIGVYALWAAGLVGTSGQVHAFEPVPDTMAVLSAMVRRNGLSQVRLESCAVGATVGEIGMRVYRDASGLAHPVATGSADHVATLTTLDAYVERHRAPDLVKIDVEGFEIDVLRGATNLLSTRSPALLLEMLPAHLTRQGRSQAELVATLAELGYMIFNLTPQGLAMQGLFTSNVLAITPRWERFDRVVAALERTPFPRNQTT, from the coding sequence GTGGATCTTCTGAGCACCCTGGCACGGTCCGGCGCCGGGCAGGGCCCGATTCGCTGGCGACTCGCCGATCGGCTGGCAGCGAACCTTCCCGACGTGCGTGGTCACGACCGCGTCGTCGGGTGGGCTCGGGGGTCGAACGACGAGTACGTCGGCCCGCTGCGTGGCCGGTTCGCCAACGGCATGCACTTCGACCTCGACAGCTGTCGAGACGGGTCGGCACGCGCGTTGTCCGAACTGCGTTACCGTCCGCCGGCGCTGGCCCCGGTGTTCGCCGCCGTGCTCGGGCCCGGTGACTGCTGCTACGACGTCGGCGCGAACATAGGCGTGTATGCCCTGTGGGCCGCGGGTCTCGTGGGCACGTCCGGGCAGGTGCATGCCTTCGAGCCGGTGCCGGACACGATGGCGGTTCTGAGCGCGATGGTCCGGCGCAACGGGTTGTCGCAGGTGCGGCTCGAGTCCTGCGCCGTCGGCGCGACGGTCGGCGAGATCGGCATGCGGGTCTATCGTGACGCCTCCGGCCTCGCCCATCCGGTCGCCACTGGATCCGCCGACCACGTCGCGACTCTGACCACCCTCGACGCGTACGTGGAGCGGCACCGGGCCCCCGATCTCGTCAAGATCGATGTCGAAGGCTTCGAGATCGACGTACTGCGCGGCGCTACGAATCTGCTCAGCACCCGGTCGCCGGCGCTGCTCCTGGAGATGCTGCCCGCGCACCTGACCCGCCAGGGCCGAAGCCAGGCGGAGCTGGTCGCCACGCTCGCCGAGCTTGGCTACATGATCTTCAACTTGACCCCGCAGGGCCTGGCCATGCAGGGCCTGTTCACGTCGAACGTGCTGGCGATCACGCCACGGTGGGAGCGGTTCGACCGGGTGGTCGCGGCACTCGAACGCACGCCGTTCCCGCGGAACCAGACGACGTGA
- a CDS encoding lipopolysaccharide biosynthesis protein: MTRAKHRVSRRSGGYLASVGSTAATSVAISGLGAAGGLILARYLGPAGRGTYAVIMSYMLAAATIGECGLTYAVCYTAARDRPGARDAVRTGGTMLLGLGLFVGAAGIVVAPLVVHDRAAVTAFRVAFAAQPVVFGASAWIFALQATRIGSWNVIRVLQPVAYSAAVVALALADLLSVGRAVLCLVGSMVLQAIAAAALCRQALPGRGRLRRSIGRDLAGYGGATMISSVSYLLNTSLDLLLLAVLVQPAQVGHYAVAVSMAMLPQPVCAAFGNVAMPRLAAGRPAVAGGSASGADRRVVLAAVGASLAFGVLCIGVLSAAAPLAVHVMLGQAYAPSIGLFWLLAPGAAVLGCNRAMDDVLRGLGRTLPVARCEWTGTVLTVALLATLVPTIGVAGAAVASSVAYLVTFVLLLRVALRSVGITARSVPARLRRATGRGRLEWVAVPSDSGRGNA, from the coding sequence GTGACCCGAGCCAAGCACCGGGTCTCCCGCAGGAGCGGCGGATACCTGGCCTCTGTCGGGTCCACCGCGGCGACGAGCGTCGCCATCAGCGGGCTGGGCGCGGCGGGCGGCCTGATCCTCGCTCGCTACCTCGGGCCAGCCGGGCGCGGTACCTACGCCGTGATCATGTCCTACATGCTGGCCGCCGCGACCATCGGCGAGTGCGGCCTGACCTACGCCGTCTGCTACACAGCGGCGCGGGACCGTCCCGGCGCCAGGGACGCCGTCCGCACCGGCGGGACCATGCTGTTGGGGCTGGGGCTCTTCGTCGGCGCGGCGGGCATCGTGGTCGCGCCCCTGGTGGTCCACGATCGCGCCGCGGTGACGGCGTTCCGGGTGGCCTTCGCCGCCCAGCCAGTGGTCTTCGGCGCCTCGGCCTGGATCTTCGCGCTGCAGGCGACCCGGATCGGCAGCTGGAACGTGATCCGCGTGCTTCAACCGGTCGCCTATTCCGCCGCCGTGGTCGCGCTGGCCCTCGCCGACCTGCTCAGCGTCGGGCGCGCGGTGCTCTGCCTCGTCGGCTCGATGGTCCTGCAAGCCATCGCGGCCGCGGCGTTGTGTCGTCAGGCGCTTCCCGGGCGGGGCCGGCTGCGCCGCTCCATCGGCAGGGATCTGGCCGGTTACGGCGGCGCCACGATGATCTCGTCGGTCTCGTATCTGCTCAACACCTCTCTGGATCTGCTCCTGCTGGCGGTGCTCGTCCAGCCCGCCCAGGTGGGGCACTACGCGGTCGCGGTCTCGATGGCCATGCTGCCTCAGCCGGTGTGCGCCGCGTTCGGCAACGTCGCGATGCCCCGTCTCGCGGCCGGGAGACCCGCCGTCGCGGGCGGCTCGGCTTCCGGGGCCGACCGCCGGGTCGTGCTGGCTGCCGTGGGCGCGAGCCTCGCCTTCGGAGTGCTGTGCATCGGCGTACTCAGTGCCGCGGCGCCACTGGCGGTGCATGTGATGCTCGGACAGGCCTACGCGCCGAGCATCGGGCTGTTCTGGCTGCTCGCGCCGGGCGCGGCGGTACTCGGCTGCAACCGGGCGATGGACGACGTCTTGCGCGGGCTCGGGCGGACCCTCCCGGTGGCCCGCTGCGAGTGGACCGGGACGGTGCTGACGGTGGCGCTGCTCGCCACGCTGGTGCCGACGATCGGCGTCGCCGGCGCCGCGGTCGCCTCCAGCGTCGCCTACCTCGTCACCTTCGTCCTCCTGCTCCGCGTAGCGCTGCGGTCTGTCGGCATCACGGCCAGGTCCGTGCCGGCCAGGCTGCGTCGGGCCACCGGACGGGGCCGCCTGGAATGGGTCGCCGTCCCCTCCGATTCGGGAAGAGGTAACGCATGA
- a CDS encoding CgeB family protein, producing the protein MIGPIGGDSFAENILACLPDVGAYGVPLGPAFPQPASRPVAATLDLARRASDRLGLAYQRRLVAAAEGAGVSVVVSVDLNLLPATVRELRRRGVRVCLWFPDAVVNLERQRMLLGDYDALFFKDPLLVRRLADVLELPAHYLPEACNPVRHRPPATVPDLPYVVFVGHVYSARARLIGQLLDRGVDVRIYGPAMSRWLRDPRLVRHHAGRYVAGEEKAAVFRGACAVVNALHPAEMQSVNCRLFEATGCGGTVLCERRDSLPGLFDEDREILAFSTFDELLDRIKGCVDDRAAARAVGDAASRRSHAEHTYQHRLTALLEAVL; encoded by the coding sequence GTGATCGGGCCCATCGGCGGTGACAGCTTCGCGGAGAACATCCTTGCCTGCCTGCCTGACGTCGGCGCCTACGGGGTGCCGCTCGGCCCGGCTTTCCCGCAGCCGGCCAGCCGGCCCGTCGCGGCGACCCTCGATCTCGCGCGGCGAGCCTCCGACCGCCTCGGGCTTGCCTACCAGCGCCGTCTGGTAGCGGCAGCCGAGGGTGCCGGAGTCAGTGTGGTGGTCTCGGTCGACCTCAACCTGCTACCGGCCACGGTGCGCGAGCTGCGCCGACGAGGGGTCCGGGTGTGTCTGTGGTTTCCGGACGCCGTCGTCAACCTCGAACGGCAGCGGATGCTGCTCGGTGACTACGACGCGCTGTTCTTCAAGGACCCGCTTCTCGTTCGCCGGCTGGCCGATGTCCTGGAACTGCCGGCGCACTATCTGCCGGAGGCGTGCAACCCGGTCCGCCACCGTCCCCCAGCCACCGTTCCCGACCTGCCGTATGTGGTGTTCGTGGGCCACGTGTACAGCGCCCGTGCCCGGCTGATCGGGCAGCTCCTCGACCGCGGCGTCGACGTGCGGATCTACGGCCCGGCGATGAGCCGCTGGCTTCGTGACCCGCGGCTGGTCCGCCACCATGCCGGGCGCTATGTGGCCGGTGAGGAGAAGGCCGCTGTGTTCCGCGGGGCGTGTGCTGTGGTCAACGCCCTGCACCCGGCGGAGATGCAGAGCGTGAACTGCAGACTGTTCGAGGCGACAGGCTGTGGGGGCACCGTCCTGTGCGAGCGTCGGGACTCGCTGCCCGGTCTGTTCGATGAGGATCGCGAGATCCTCGCGTTCAGCACCTTCGACGAGTTGCTCGATCGGATCAAAGGGTGCGTGGACGACCGGGCGGCGGCGCGTGCCGTCGGCGATGCCGCGTCGCGGCGCAGCCATGCCGAGCACACGTATCAGCATCGGCTCACCGCGTTGCTCGAGGCCGTCCTGTGA
- a CDS encoding response regulator gives MIRVLLADDQALVRTGFRLIVDNAPDMLVVGEAGDGAEAATLAAELQPDVVLMDVRMPDVDGVEGTRRIAADGANHTRILILTTFDLDEYVHASLQAGASGFLLKDTLATDLLSAIRVVTRGDAVVAPSVTRRLIERYLGSGPARITPPADLQTLTEREREVLVLIARGLSNTEIAARIYVTEGTVKTHVSRLLAKLNLRDRVQAVVYAYESGLVRPAIP, from the coding sequence GTGATCCGTGTACTCCTCGCCGACGATCAGGCTCTGGTCCGGACCGGTTTCCGGCTCATCGTGGACAACGCGCCGGACATGCTGGTCGTCGGTGAGGCGGGGGACGGCGCCGAGGCGGCTACCCTCGCCGCCGAGCTTCAACCGGACGTCGTCCTGATGGATGTCCGCATGCCCGACGTCGACGGCGTGGAGGGGACCCGTCGCATCGCCGCTGACGGCGCCAACCACACCCGAATACTGATCCTGACGACCTTCGACCTCGACGAATACGTCCACGCGTCCCTGCAGGCCGGCGCCAGCGGCTTCCTGCTCAAGGACACCCTGGCGACCGATCTGCTGTCGGCCATCCGGGTGGTGACCCGCGGCGACGCGGTGGTGGCGCCCAGCGTGACTCGCCGGCTCATCGAGCGCTATCTCGGCAGCGGGCCCGCACGGATCACCCCGCCCGCCGACCTGCAGACGCTGACCGAACGCGAACGTGAGGTACTGGTTCTCATCGCCCGCGGCCTGTCCAACACCGAGATCGCCGCGCGGATCTACGTGACGGAAGGAACCGTAAAAACCCACGTCAGCCGCCTACTGGCGAAACTCAACCTGCGCGACCGGGTCCAAGCCGTGGTCTACGCCTACGAATCCGGGCTCGTGCGACCCGCCATTCCATAA
- a CDS encoding sensor histidine kinase — MAARVASALRTWTHLPVPQDAALASALFVVCVLANDPLALVHAMAGRPAGGGSSGPGVVWVWWVAAALTMVGVTLRRRWPMPMFLLCVLAAAARLAAGVPPTVVDLAVPILLATVAARYPRSVSLPVLGGLLLLGTVWLTYGTLTGHSVATVALQVCHRDAASAQSGGAACHHDGAHIWGAPSVLGSVLIAAWAVGAGDRNRRAYLAQLQARAQDLRRERDQRAALAVAAERGRISREVHDVVAHGLALIVVQAQGGEAALDSHPAATRSALRTIVTTGRDSLADMRRVLTAFDDLEHAWHPPPGLTQLPGLLTRVRAAGTPVRLRVEGTATMLPSAVDLSAYRIVQEALTNVVKHAGAGASAEVVVSYRDTEVGIEVSDDGEGTVAGGGNGLRGMRRRVTLLSGDLEAGPGDKGGFVVRAALPVQGRHA, encoded by the coding sequence ATGGCAGCTCGCGTGGCGTCCGCTCTCCGCACCTGGACGCACCTACCTGTGCCGCAGGACGCGGCACTGGCGTCCGCGTTGTTCGTGGTGTGTGTGCTGGCGAACGACCCGCTCGCGCTGGTCCACGCCATGGCCGGCCGGCCTGCCGGTGGCGGGTCGAGCGGGCCGGGTGTCGTGTGGGTGTGGTGGGTCGCGGCGGCGCTCACCATGGTCGGGGTCACGCTGCGGCGGCGCTGGCCGATGCCGATGTTCCTTCTGTGTGTGCTGGCGGCCGCGGCGCGGCTGGCGGCGGGTGTCCCTCCCACGGTTGTGGACCTGGCGGTGCCGATCCTGCTCGCCACGGTCGCGGCCCGGTACCCGCGGAGCGTGTCACTGCCGGTGCTGGGTGGGCTGTTGCTGCTGGGCACGGTCTGGTTGACATACGGCACCCTCACTGGCCATTCGGTGGCCACGGTGGCTCTCCAGGTGTGCCATCGTGACGCCGCCTCCGCACAGTCGGGCGGCGCCGCCTGCCACCACGATGGAGCCCACATCTGGGGTGCGCCGTCCGTACTCGGATCCGTTCTGATCGCCGCATGGGCCGTCGGCGCCGGCGACCGGAACCGGCGCGCGTACCTCGCGCAGCTGCAGGCGCGTGCTCAGGATCTGCGACGGGAGCGGGACCAGCGGGCCGCGCTCGCGGTGGCCGCCGAGCGTGGGCGGATCAGTCGCGAGGTCCATGACGTGGTCGCCCACGGTCTGGCCTTGATCGTCGTGCAGGCGCAGGGCGGTGAGGCCGCGCTGGACAGCCATCCCGCGGCGACCCGCAGCGCCCTGCGGACGATCGTCACGACCGGGCGCGACTCCCTCGCGGACATGCGGCGCGTGCTTACCGCGTTCGACGACCTGGAGCACGCCTGGCATCCACCACCCGGCCTCACCCAGCTACCAGGCCTGCTGACCCGGGTACGGGCAGCGGGGACGCCGGTGCGCCTGCGCGTCGAGGGGACCGCCACCATGCTGCCGTCGGCCGTGGACCTGTCCGCGTACCGCATCGTGCAGGAAGCGCTGACCAACGTCGTGAAACACGCCGGAGCAGGGGCGAGCGCGGAGGTCGTCGTCTCCTACCGCGACACCGAGGTCGGAATCGAGGTCAGCGACGATGGCGAGGGCACGGTCGCGGGTGGCGGCAACGGGCTGCGGGGCATGCGTCGGCGGGTGACCTTGCTCAGCGGCGACCTCGAGGCCGGGCCCGGCGACAAGGGCGGGTTCGTCGTGCGGGCCGCCCTTCCCGTCCAGGGACGGCACGCGTGA
- a CDS encoding pepsin/retropepsin-like aspartic protease family protein: MENDQTPGVDRRGFLRRAGLATAAGAVLPLLATSGCAPAAAADSPAPSGDPDQLFKAGDFAGAERGYTQLLHNDPDNAHAAAQLGYIALLSNRFPSAERYLSQAFRLAPGDALSKLRLADCFVRQDKLARAVPLLPDATAAQLAAITGTPYEVHGAQVSRAPFLDVDPLPHLEASVNGKPGVFVLDTGALPLTVTTDAATEAGLRAVSSSTLTINGRTSTVQHGVAPSLRIGQLEVRQVPVSWTDQLATFPNGLVPTGTIGTQLFYHFLTTIDYKRRALILRQRTAAQQRAFRAEAASAGIRPQPLWLAGDHLPCTEGKLNDYGPRKAVIDTGVLAAGLNTSVANAQRAGITIDYDHPGQVNGGADVVYPITVNQMRIGDAVRRHLPGSAAGKMPWDGMTQFDTIGNFTHEFFKPFAVTFDYVGMNLFVG; the protein is encoded by the coding sequence ATGGAGAACGATCAAACCCCTGGCGTCGACCGGCGGGGATTTCTGCGGCGGGCGGGCCTGGCCACCGCCGCCGGCGCGGTCCTGCCTTTGCTGGCCACCTCGGGATGCGCGCCCGCCGCGGCGGCGGATTCGCCGGCCCCGAGCGGTGACCCCGACCAGCTGTTCAAGGCGGGCGATTTCGCCGGGGCCGAGCGCGGCTACACGCAGCTGCTACACAACGATCCCGACAACGCGCACGCCGCGGCGCAGCTGGGGTACATCGCTCTGCTTTCCAACCGGTTCCCCAGCGCCGAGCGCTACCTGAGTCAGGCCTTCCGCCTGGCGCCCGGCGACGCTCTCTCGAAACTACGACTCGCTGACTGTTTCGTACGCCAGGACAAGCTGGCCCGCGCCGTGCCACTGCTGCCAGACGCCACCGCGGCCCAGCTGGCCGCCATCACCGGCACACCGTATGAGGTTCATGGCGCGCAGGTGAGCCGCGCTCCCTTTCTCGATGTCGATCCACTGCCCCACCTTGAGGCATCCGTGAACGGGAAACCGGGAGTCTTCGTCCTTGACACCGGCGCCTTGCCGCTCACAGTCACCACCGACGCCGCGACCGAGGCAGGCCTGCGCGCCGTCTCCTCATCAACGCTCACCATCAACGGCAGGACCTCCACCGTTCAGCACGGCGTCGCCCCGTCGTTGCGGATCGGACAGCTGGAAGTCCGCCAGGTGCCGGTCAGCTGGACCGACCAGCTCGCGACTTTCCCGAACGGCCTGGTCCCGACCGGCACGATCGGAACCCAGCTCTTCTACCACTTCCTGACCACGATCGACTACAAACGGCGGGCACTCATTCTGCGACAGAGGACAGCCGCCCAGCAGCGGGCGTTCCGGGCCGAGGCCGCCTCCGCCGGTATCCGCCCGCAGCCACTGTGGCTGGCGGGCGACCACCTCCCCTGCACCGAAGGGAAGCTCAACGACTACGGACCTCGGAAGGCGGTCATCGACACCGGCGTTCTCGCGGCGGGCCTGAACACCAGCGTGGCGAACGCCCAGCGGGCCGGCATCACGATCGACTACGACCACCCTGGTCAGGTCAACGGCGGGGCAGACGTCGTGTATCCGATCACTGTGAACCAGATGCGTATCGGGGACGCGGTCCGCCGGCATCTTCCCGGCAGCGCGGCCGGGAAGATGCCGTGGGACGGCATGACCCAATTCGACACGATCGGCAACTTCACCCACGAGTTCTTCAAACCCTTCGCCGTCACCTTCGACTACGTCGGCATGAATCTCTTCGTCGGCTGA
- a CDS encoding polysaccharide biosynthesis protein: protein MAESASNATDSAGMLSGRRILVTGGTGSLGQVLIRRILSGEAGVPAKVIVLSRDEAKQHAMRLAYLRQRVTTDETIYRNFDRILEFRLGDVRNYWDVAACVRDADIVVNAAALKQVPACEYFPDQAILTNCSGASNIVRAVAEHGYQVDCVVGVGTDKCCKPVNVMGMTKALQERIFIAANVGVRERSGRTRFVGVRYGNVLASRGSVIPLFLDQIARGGPVTVTVADMTRFLVTLDEAVDMIFHSIRRGRPGEILVPRTPAATVLDIAHALIGDRDIPVEVVGVRPGEKMHEVMVSEEECHRTRGDGQYYVISPMLPEIGEPSPTGELAGEYSSADNVVGLAETVALLSRNDLLPSPSSPAAGSPRPGAVPGQRAGTDPVARSAAMASGHDEFPTTDHLDLLR, encoded by the coding sequence ATGGCTGAGAGCGCGTCAAATGCGACGGACAGTGCCGGGATGCTCTCCGGCCGGCGCATTCTGGTAACCGGCGGCACCGGGTCGCTGGGACAGGTGCTGATCCGGCGGATCCTGTCCGGCGAGGCCGGGGTGCCGGCCAAGGTGATCGTGCTGTCCCGGGACGAGGCCAAGCAGCACGCGATGCGGCTGGCCTACCTGCGTCAGCGGGTCACGACGGACGAGACGATCTACCGGAACTTCGACCGGATTCTGGAATTCCGCCTTGGCGACGTCCGGAACTACTGGGACGTCGCCGCGTGCGTGCGCGACGCGGACATCGTCGTGAACGCGGCCGCGCTCAAGCAGGTGCCGGCGTGCGAGTACTTCCCGGACCAGGCCATCCTGACGAACTGCTCGGGCGCGTCGAACATCGTGCGCGCGGTGGCCGAGCATGGCTACCAGGTGGACTGCGTCGTCGGCGTCGGCACGGACAAGTGCTGCAAGCCGGTCAACGTCATGGGCATGACCAAGGCGCTACAGGAGCGGATCTTCATCGCGGCGAACGTGGGCGTGCGCGAGCGGTCAGGGCGCACCCGATTCGTCGGCGTGCGCTACGGCAACGTGCTGGCCTCGCGCGGCTCGGTGATCCCGTTGTTCCTCGACCAGATTGCCCGCGGTGGGCCGGTCACGGTCACGGTCGCCGACATGACCCGGTTCCTGGTCACCCTGGACGAAGCCGTCGACATGATCTTCCATTCGATCCGCCGCGGACGGCCCGGGGAGATCCTGGTACCGCGGACACCCGCCGCGACCGTCCTCGACATCGCGCACGCGCTGATCGGTGACCGGGACATACCGGTGGAGGTCGTCGGCGTGCGTCCCGGCGAGAAGATGCACGAGGTCATGGTCTCCGAGGAGGAGTGCCACCGGACCCGCGGTGACGGGCAGTACTACGTGATCTCACCGATGTTGCCGGAGATCGGCGAGCCGTCGCCGACCGGCGAGCTGGCCGGCGAGTACAGCTCGGCGGACAACGTCGTCGGTCTCGCCGAGACCGTCGCCCTGCTGAGTCGCAACGATCTCCTGCCGTCGCCGTCCTCGCCAGCCGCCGGCTCGCCGCGGCCGGGCGCGGTGCCCGGCCAGCGGGCCGGCACCGACCCGGTTGCTCGCTCAGCGGCCATGGCGTCCGGTCACGATGAGTTCCCGACGACCGACCACCTCGATCTGCTGCGGTAA